From the genome of Clostridium sp. BNL1100, one region includes:
- a CDS encoding DUF6323 family protein — translation MKDFLQIQKLLSQNESEINQIEKCNEFSSKFGLVLTNAQIQTLSEERYNTLKRYGRVELGKGILDKLIFEFCDSPFIWQENYMDTLSELQDIFYYFKNESLDEFTDDELIRYMRKSFDNQCQGSIEYLRETSLEDVCRSIRYGQEAYKYLDSYDDD, via the coding sequence ATGAAAGATTTTTTGCAAATACAAAAACTATTATCTCAGAACGAGTCTGAAATTAATCAAATTGAAAAATGCAATGAATTTTCGTCAAAATTTGGCTTAGTGCTTACAAATGCGCAAATCCAAACTCTTTCAGAGGAGAGATATAATACGCTAAAAAGATATGGACGTGTAGAACTGGGGAAGGGAATTCTAGACAAACTGATTTTCGAGTTTTGTGATTCGCCATTTATCTGGCAGGAAAACTACATGGATACTTTATCTGAACTACAGGACATTTTTTACTATTTTAAAAATGAATCCCTTGATGAATTTACAGATGACGAACTGATACGCTATATGCGCAAGAGCTTTGATAATCAATGCCAGGGTTCAATTGAATACTTGAGGGAGACCAGCTTGGAAGATGTGTGCAGAAGCATAAGATACGGACAGGAGGCTTATAAGTATCTTGATTCTTACGATGATGATTAA
- a CDS encoding isoform II, with the protein MRLFEIVLIIINFSMLGWLLFRKKNANKIPCILFGISFVITLIQIILEGYRIQMLPAYICLPLNVLIFFRKGRKLRKTWKFVMASIFSFLYLVIAVAFPTLLPVFSLEKPTGPYLVGTVTYDWIDENRLEEATKDPDDKRELMVQVWYPAENSDNMKRAPYIKDFSEISKGIEKSNGIPSVLFSHLKYVESNSYSNAKLSGKQQKYPLLIFSHGFGLFRNANTFQVEELASQGYIVVGIDHTYDAMATVFSNGRVAQYSNDNVKMLNEDIEKMDGHNEIWVKDVQFVLDKIEEINKKDPLDHFSGRIDLDKVGMFGHSYGGATAGQIVMRDSRVKAGINMDGAFAGSPFSEKSLGKPFMVMDAEASMDSTQNYDEYLSKMGIDGDLRESYKAYKEKMYNQRNNAISNGGYSLLINKTNHFSYTDLSLYTPLLSIGYKPHSVHKIINDFTLNFFNKYLLEDSSASLEDTAKKYKNIEFTQTKHN; encoded by the coding sequence ATGAGGTTATTTGAAATAGTACTTATTATTATTAATTTTTCCATGCTGGGTTGGCTGTTATTTAGAAAAAAGAATGCAAATAAAATACCTTGTATTTTATTCGGAATTTCGTTTGTAATAACACTTATCCAAATAATTTTAGAAGGTTACCGTATACAAATGTTACCGGCATACATCTGTCTTCCGCTGAATGTCCTGATTTTCTTTCGTAAAGGTAGAAAGCTCAGAAAAACCTGGAAATTTGTTATGGCGTCGATATTTTCATTTTTATACCTTGTAATAGCTGTTGCATTTCCGACACTATTGCCTGTTTTTTCTCTTGAAAAACCAACTGGACCATACCTAGTAGGAACAGTTACATATGATTGGATTGATGAAAACCGTTTGGAAGAAGCAACAAAAGACCCGGATGATAAAAGGGAGTTGATGGTTCAGGTATGGTATCCTGCCGAAAATTCTGACAACATGAAAAGAGCACCGTATATAAAAGATTTCTCCGAGATTTCAAAGGGTATTGAAAAGTCAAATGGTATACCATCCGTACTATTTAGCCACTTAAAGTATGTAGAAAGTAACTCCTATTCAAATGCTAAGCTTTCCGGTAAACAACAAAAATATCCACTTCTGATATTTTCCCATGGTTTTGGTCTTTTTAGGAATGCAAATACATTTCAAGTGGAAGAATTGGCAAGTCAAGGTTATATTGTAGTTGGAATTGACCACACTTACGATGCAATGGCTACAGTCTTCTCAAACGGAAGGGTTGCTCAATATAGCAATGATAATGTAAAGATGCTTAATGAAGACATTGAAAAAATGGATGGTCACAATGAAATATGGGTAAAAGATGTACAGTTTGTGCTGGATAAAATCGAAGAGATTAATAAAAAAGATCCTCTAGATCATTTCTCTGGAAGAATTGATTTGGACAAAGTAGGCATGTTCGGGCATTCATATGGAGGTGCAACAGCAGGACAAATTGTTATGCGGGATTCAAGAGTTAAAGCGGGCATAAACATGGATGGTGCTTTTGCGGGGTCACCATTTTCTGAAAAGAGTTTAGGGAAGCCATTCATGGTGATGGACGCTGAAGCGTCTATGGATAGTACACAAAATTATGATGAATATTTGAGTAAAATGGGAATAGATGGTGATTTACGTGAGAGTTATAAAGCCTATAAAGAGAAAATGTACAACCAAAGAAATAATGCTATTTCAAACGGAGGGTATTCTCTCTTAATAAATAAAACGAATCACTTTAGTTATACCGATTTAAGCCTTTATACTCCATTATTATCTATTGGTTATAAACCTCATAGTGTACATAAAATTATAAATGATTTTACTTTGAATTTTTTTAACAAATATTTATTAGAAGATTCATCTGCTTCACTGGAAGATACCGCAAAGAAATATAAAAATATTGAGTTCACACAGACAAAACATAACTAG
- a CDS encoding DUF6179 domain-containing protein yields the protein MDALQRYEHIQTVRSEYFQSLLQGAAKEGIIGSDQVKKIQVGLLGLLSKQIEKYTFGESSSVTAESAESLLNSICFSISVALKCQDNVVIASELLEHESIEELFEKGNELIRYYFEDAKRLWIKIKTEGPKISNLAYNDTVFIGLKEFFDWYDYRFSAHEMNGSLDYPLSYDEMDLKGIEYIHEYVTHLDMENVFCSLYDAHSIECLMKGYSKNFREDMLNVFELVLMNLLGRSMLGYKLDRLDISEEDREWLLIQLKKVNETVLVQKMERAFYKVLAFMKVESQATIEYFKITLKNIISRVKHNINLGKLDKLFITLYEEEDENLLSGYIDGNKMEDEDLRVLIDEMKDCRFLDDKIAMVSQSVKSLDDLSEVLNECFFDGEYECVFKLLDQQEIQELKKRIIDNKTDSSSFYDWEKEFIDYIKLEQQES from the coding sequence ATGGATGCATTACAGAGATATGAGCATATACAAACTGTGAGGAGCGAGTATTTTCAGTCTCTTTTACAGGGTGCAGCAAAAGAGGGTATAATCGGTTCCGATCAGGTAAAGAAAATTCAAGTGGGGCTGCTAGGTCTGCTTTCCAAGCAAATAGAAAAGTATACTTTTGGAGAGAGCAGTTCTGTAACAGCGGAGAGTGCTGAAAGTCTACTCAATTCAATTTGTTTCTCTATAAGTGTGGCATTGAAGTGTCAGGACAATGTTGTTATTGCCTCAGAATTACTTGAACATGAGAGTATTGAGGAATTGTTTGAAAAAGGAAATGAGTTAATCAGATATTATTTTGAGGATGCAAAAAGGCTATGGATAAAAATAAAGACTGAAGGTCCGAAAATCAGTAATTTGGCGTACAACGATACTGTTTTTATTGGACTGAAGGAATTCTTTGACTGGTATGACTACAGGTTTTCTGCACACGAAATGAACGGTAGTTTGGATTATCCTCTCTCCTATGACGAAATGGATTTAAAAGGCATAGAGTATATCCATGAATATGTAACCCACCTTGATATGGAAAATGTTTTCTGTTCTCTGTATGATGCACATAGCATCGAGTGTCTTATGAAAGGTTATAGCAAGAATTTCAGAGAAGACATGCTAAATGTATTTGAGTTGGTACTTATGAATTTACTTGGTAGAAGCATGCTCGGTTATAAGCTTGACAGGCTGGATATAAGTGAGGAAGACAGGGAATGGCTGTTAATACAACTTAAAAAGGTCAATGAAACGGTACTTGTACAAAAAATGGAGCGAGCTTTTTATAAAGTATTGGCATTTATGAAAGTGGAATCACAGGCTACTATTGAATATTTCAAAATAACTTTAAAAAATATTATCTCAAGAGTTAAACATAATATAAATCTGGGTAAGCTGGACAAATTGTTTATAACACTATATGAAGAGGAAGATGAAAACTTACTTTCGGGATATATTGATGGTAATAAAATGGAAGATGAAGATTTAAGAGTATTAATTGATGAAATGAAAGATTGCAGATTTTTGGATGATAAAATTGCAATGGTCTCACAGAGTGTAAAAAGTCTGGATGATTTATCGGAGGTTCTCAATGAATGTTTCTTTGACGGGGAATATGAATGTGTGTTCAAACTCCTTGATCAACAAGAAATACAAGAACTGAAAAAGAGAATTATTGATAATAAGACTGATTCTTCTTCTTTTTATGATTGGGAAAAAGAATTTATTGATTATATTAAGCTTGAACAACAAGAATCTTAA
- a CDS encoding glycoside hydrolase family 9 protein — protein sequence MNWKNTIISLTLAGSFIFTMSSCASKPVSSDISEETTHVATNVSQNLKTENKLSDEIHLDQVGYKLLAKKIAVIKGQYKKFQVVDSKTGVAVLTGDLTGNTKDESSGDTVCYADFSKITVPGKYFISISGLGKSYDFFIDDNVYTKIGDAMLKALYYQRCGTALTTEFAGEYSHTDCHKALAKLYNDETREIDVSGGWHDAGDYGRYVVPASVTAAGLLLAYEIYPQAFTDTVRIPESGNKIPDVLDEAKYGIQWLLKMQDSESGGVYHKVTSRGFPEMTTMPDKDVDDQLVMPISTNATADFAAVTAMASRIYMTIDPVFAQNCLQASQKAWEWLVKNKDFVYFKNPSDVASGEYGDSSGKDEKAWAAAELFRATGDEKYNEYFVDNYQVEGFGLGWQNVSGFAAIAYMFSDVSGTDQEKAHEIKKSWLAKADMFASTGQKDGYLVAMHKMEYNWGSNMNVATHAIHLLIADRLKTDDKYTQTVEDCTHYLLGRNTLNQSYITGFGSKQVNKPYHRPSAADLALKPVPGLMVGGPDSALEDDVAKSKLSGKSPAECYIDDVNSFSTNEVATYWNSSVIFILGYLNSNR from the coding sequence ATGAATTGGAAAAATACAATTATAAGCCTTACTCTGGCAGGCAGTTTTATTTTTACCATGAGTTCCTGTGCGTCCAAGCCTGTAAGCAGTGATATTTCAGAAGAAACTACACATGTAGCTACGAATGTGTCACAGAATTTAAAAACTGAAAATAAACTCAGTGATGAAATCCATTTAGATCAGGTGGGTTATAAACTACTTGCAAAAAAAATAGCTGTTATTAAGGGACAATATAAAAAGTTTCAGGTGGTTGACAGTAAAACAGGTGTGGCAGTTTTAACAGGAGATCTGACTGGGAATACAAAGGACGAATCCAGCGGAGATACTGTATGCTATGCGGACTTTAGTAAAATTACAGTACCCGGTAAGTACTTTATCTCGATATCAGGGTTAGGTAAATCTTACGATTTTTTTATAGATGACAATGTATATACAAAGATTGGCGATGCTATGCTTAAAGCACTATATTACCAACGGTGCGGAACAGCTTTGACAACTGAATTTGCAGGTGAGTACAGTCATACGGATTGTCACAAAGCATTAGCCAAATTGTATAACGATGAAACCAGAGAGATTGACGTAAGCGGAGGCTGGCACGATGCAGGAGATTACGGAAGATACGTTGTACCCGCATCTGTGACAGCAGCAGGCTTACTTTTGGCATATGAAATTTATCCCCAAGCTTTTACGGATACAGTTCGTATTCCCGAAAGCGGCAATAAGATACCTGACGTTCTTGATGAAGCAAAATATGGAATACAGTGGCTACTCAAAATGCAAGACAGCGAGTCAGGCGGAGTATATCACAAGGTCACTTCAAGGGGATTCCCCGAAATGACAACAATGCCTGACAAAGATGTTGACGATCAGCTTGTAATGCCAATATCTACTAATGCTACTGCTGATTTTGCAGCAGTTACGGCAATGGCTTCAAGAATATATATGACTATAGATCCTGTATTTGCTCAAAACTGTTTGCAGGCCTCACAAAAAGCCTGGGAATGGCTTGTAAAAAACAAGGATTTTGTTTATTTTAAGAATCCTTCAGATGTGGCATCAGGCGAGTATGGTGACAGCTCAGGGAAGGATGAGAAAGCCTGGGCAGCTGCAGAACTCTTCAGAGCCACAGGAGACGAGAAATACAACGAATATTTTGTAGACAATTATCAAGTTGAAGGCTTTGGACTTGGATGGCAGAATGTAAGCGGATTTGCAGCAATTGCATATATGTTTTCGGATGTATCTGGAACCGATCAGGAAAAAGCGCATGAAATCAAAAAGTCGTGGCTTGCCAAAGCTGATATGTTTGCATCTACAGGTCAAAAAGACGGATATCTGGTTGCAATGCATAAAATGGAGTATAACTGGGGAAGTAACATGAACGTTGCAACACATGCTATCCACCTGCTTATAGCCGACAGACTTAAAACGGATGACAAATATACCCAGACAGTCGAAGATTGTACACATTATCTGCTGGGTAGGAATACACTTAACCAGAGCTATATAACCGGGTTTGGTTCAAAGCAGGTTAATAAGCCGTATCACAGACCGTCTGCGGCTGACCTTGCATTAAAACCCGTTCCCGGATTAATGGTAGGAGGGCCGGATTCGGCTCTGGAGGACGACGTAGCAAAAAGCAAACTCTCAGGTAAATCTCCTGCGGAGTGTTATATAGATGATGTTAATTCCTTTTCAACAAATGAGGTTGCTACCTATTGGAATTCATCAGTAATTTTTATTTTAGGCTATTTAAACTCAAACAGATAA
- a CDS encoding aldo/keto reductase: MEYRKFGKLDVKVSALGFGTMRLPTDGNVNNSNRLSKDIVEAEAIKMIRNAIDQGVNYIDTAYPYHGGNSEIVTGKALKDGYREKVMLATKSPTWLINKPEDFDRILDEQLQKLQTDCIDFYLLHALSGESYRNVIVKHEIIKRAEEAKKVGKIKYIGFSFHDNAKAFIEIVDGYDKWDFCQIQYNYMDIENQAGLKGLKYAASKGIGVVIMEPLLGGRLANPPKDIRIIMDQNKKGWTPSYWALQWLWNQSEVSVILSGMSNMQQVEENIASANRSGVGLFGKEELDAIDLVRQKYNERAAIPCTGCSYCMPCPNNVNIPRNFELYNESIVHEDIAGAKQTYHNFFDAAGHAIACIQCKICEEKCPQRISISEWMPKVHNVLGR, encoded by the coding sequence ATGGAATATAGAAAATTTGGAAAACTCGATGTAAAGGTTTCAGCACTTGGGTTCGGAACAATGCGTCTGCCTACTGATGGAAACGTTAACAATAGCAATAGGCTCAGCAAGGACATAGTTGAGGCGGAAGCAATAAAAATGATACGTAATGCCATTGACCAGGGAGTTAATTATATAGACACCGCATATCCCTACCATGGCGGAAACAGCGAAATTGTAACAGGAAAAGCCTTGAAGGACGGCTACAGGGAAAAGGTAATGCTGGCAACTAAGTCGCCTACCTGGCTGATTAATAAGCCTGAGGATTTTGACAGGATTTTGGATGAACAGTTACAAAAACTTCAGACAGACTGTATTGATTTTTACCTGCTGCATGCTTTATCCGGTGAATCCTACAGAAATGTAATAGTAAAGCATGAAATTATCAAGCGTGCAGAAGAAGCTAAAAAGGTCGGCAAAATCAAGTATATCGGTTTTTCTTTCCATGACAATGCCAAAGCATTTATAGAAATTGTTGACGGCTATGACAAATGGGATTTTTGCCAGATTCAATACAACTATATGGATATCGAAAATCAGGCAGGGCTAAAAGGATTGAAATATGCAGCCTCTAAAGGTATTGGGGTTGTTATAATGGAACCTCTTTTAGGAGGGAGGCTAGCCAACCCTCCTAAAGATATAAGGATAATAATGGATCAGAATAAAAAGGGTTGGACACCATCTTACTGGGCATTACAGTGGTTGTGGAATCAGTCTGAGGTATCTGTTATATTAAGCGGTATGAGCAACATGCAACAGGTTGAGGAAAACATAGCTTCGGCAAACAGATCGGGCGTTGGACTGTTCGGTAAGGAAGAGCTTGATGCAATTGATCTTGTAAGGCAAAAGTATAATGAAAGGGCTGCAATACCATGTACAGGCTGCAGCTATTGTATGCCTTGTCCTAACAATGTAAATATACCGAGAAACTTTGAATTATATAATGAGAGTATTGTACATGAAGATATTGCAGGAGCAAAGCAAACATACCATAACTTCTTTGATGCGGCCGGACATGCAATCGCATGTATTCAGTGCAAAATTTGTGAAGAGAAGTGTCCACAGAGAATTTCTATAAGTGAATGGATGCCAAAAGTTCATAATGTTTTGGGTAGGTAG
- a CDS encoding flavin reductase family protein translates to MAKQVWKPSTMLNPVPVVMVSCTDNEGKPNIITLAWTGTINSDPPMVSISVRKERYSYELIKEKGEFVINLPTKKLTFATDYCGVKSGRDIDKFEEMGLTAETASKVQVPLIKECPLNLECVVKQSIELGSHVLFLAEIVATNVEESLLDEKGKLDLKKAELICYSHGEYYPLGNSLGYFGYSVTKKKNLKRNQK, encoded by the coding sequence TTGGCTAAACAAGTTTGGAAACCATCAACAATGTTAAATCCTGTACCGGTTGTAATGGTATCATGTACGGATAATGAAGGAAAACCTAATATAATTACTCTTGCCTGGACGGGGACAATCAACTCTGACCCTCCAATGGTCTCAATATCAGTAAGAAAAGAACGGTATTCCTATGAACTTATAAAAGAAAAAGGTGAATTTGTAATTAATCTTCCCACAAAAAAGCTGACCTTCGCAACTGATTACTGCGGTGTTAAGTCAGGCAGAGACATTGATAAATTTGAGGAAATGGGTTTGACGGCTGAAACTGCTTCAAAAGTACAAGTTCCACTTATAAAGGAATGTCCTTTAAACCTTGAGTGTGTAGTAAAACAGTCCATTGAGCTGGGTTCACATGTATTGTTTTTGGCTGAAATCGTAGCTACAAATGTTGAAGAATCACTATTGGATGAAAAGGGCAAACTTGATTTAAAGAAAGCGGAATTGATTTGTTATTCACATGGTGAGTATTATCCCCTTGGAAACTCTTTGGGTTACTTTGGGTATTCTGTAACTAAAAAGAAGAATCTCAAGAGAAATCAAAAATAA